One Ancylobacter novellus DSM 506 genomic window, CTTGGTGATGTGATCGAGCTGGCTGCCACACTCCTTCAGCAGCATGTCGATGTTCTTCATCGCCTGCTCGGTCTGGCCAGCGACGTCGCCGACGCTTACGCATTCGGACGTGTCGAGATTCTGGCCGATCTGGCCGCGCAGGTACACGGTCGTTCCACGCGCAATGACGGCCTGGCAGAGGTCGTTGTCGATGTTCTGCTCGGGATAGGTGTCCTTGGTATTGAACTTACGAATTCTGGTGTGGGCCATCGCTGCGTCCTGTTTATGCTTGTATGCAAGCTTCATGAGTGGCTCCGCGAGCGGAGCCGATCAGAAGATCTGCACGGATATTCTTATGAGCTTCCTGACAGTAGGGGCCTCGTCACACCCCGAAAAGCGATTTTTTTGCGACCACTGTTTCATTTTCTGATAGGTATCGCGCATGCTGAAGCTTGATTTCGACGAGCGGGATCTGCGCTCCCTGCGAGTGTTTTGCGCGGTGGCGCAGGCCGGCGGTTTCGCGGCGGCCGAGAAGAGGCTCGCAATGTCAAAGCCGTCGATCAGCCGCCACGTCCGCGAGGTCGAGGCGCGCCTCGGCGTCAAGCTGTGCGAAAGAGGGCGCAGAGGGTTCCGCCTGACGCAGGAGGGCGAGGTCGCGCTCGACCTGGCATCGGCGGCCTTTCAGGCGCTCGGGCGTATCCGCCCCGAGATCGATGCCGTCCATGGCATCTTGTCGGGGCGGCTCGCGATCGGGATCGGCGAGCACACGCTGACCCATCCCGACTGCAAGCTGCCCGAAGCCCTCGCCGCCATGCGGAGCCTCGCTCCGGGGGTAGAGCCGCAGATTTTCGTGATGACGTTCACTGAATTGGCGCAGTCATTGAATGACGGTCGGGTGGATCTGGTTATCCGCGGCAAATATACCGACGATCGCGACTTCTTCCATCTGCCGCTGTATCGCGAGGTGCACAGGATCTACGTCGCGCAATCCGTGGAGGCCTCGAAAACGCGCTGGCTGCCATTGGTCTATCGTCCGCATCCCTATGTGGAGAAAGCCATTCAGTCCGGACGGTACAACCTTGGCCCGGAGGCCGCGGGCCTCGATGCGGTCGCCGCCATGGTGGCGACGGGCTTCTATCAGGGGATGCTGCCGACCCACTACGGCGACCTCATAAAGAACCGTTTCAATCTGATGATCGAGGAAAATGGGCCGATCTTCCAGCACGAGGGTTGCGCGATATTCTCGACCGCGCGACCTATCAGTCAGCGCATAAAAGTATTCCTGAATGTGTTGAGGCGTGTTCATTCCTACACGCCCGGCGTCTAGCGGATCCGACTGATGTGACGATGCTTGCAGGGGTGCTGGAGACGTTTTTCCAGCTGGGAGAGAAAACTCACTTAAGCGTGCCGTTCAAAGACGGAAACTGGCGCCTTGGAGAAGGCCGCGATCCGGAGAAGTGCCGGACTTTCCGGCGGTTATCGCGGCGTATCTGGAGCCAAAATGTTAATTATATCAATTATTTAACTGGCTGGCGGAGCGCGTAGTCGCGTGCGAACCTGTCTCAGCGTGTTTCGCCTGTTTTACGAGTCGAAACTGGCCTTCTAACCGAAGACCGGCGCTCATGCGGACTGTTTTCGCTGCCACTATATCGAGCGCTTCTACAACGGTCGCCGCAGGCACTCGACACTGGGCTATCTCAGCCCAGTCGAGTTCGAGGAGCGAGCCAAATTAGCTTAACCTCGTGTCCACAGAACCGGCAGAAGGCCAGTGAGGGTGAAGACGGCGGCGCTCGATGCCGACAAGCGCCAAGCAGGTTCGGCCAGATCGTGTCGACCCGTGCCCCGCGATAGATCGCCGCCTGTGGCAGTATGCATCGACCGGCATCCGCCAATTCATGACATTAGCCTGCCCCGCTTGAGTGGTCCGGCTCCAATCTAATGCATGGTCGGTTTTGCGGCCATGTTCGAGGGCGGCAAGATAGCTGCCGGCGCCGGCGGCTTGTAACCGGGTGAAGAGTGCCGGTCCGTGCCCCTGACGGCGCCGAAGGACTGGAACCAGAAGGCATGCGCCAGCCGGCGCAGCAGCTCGTCGCGGCTATAATGGCGGATAATGGCTTCGCTGATGACCGCGCCGAGCTCCGTCATGCGCTCCGCCAGCCATGGCGGCACCCGGCCCGTATGCAAAAGCAGCCCGGCGCTTCCGGCGCAGCGTGGCATAATTCCCTCGACCGTTCGATGCGCCATTATAGCCGGAAGCGACGACGGCGGGCGGAAATGACCAGGAGGGACGTCTCCGGACTCCGTCGCCGCGCGGATTATCCTAGCCTGCCGCGGAGCAATCACATTCCGGCCTGGCCGCTCAAATAGATCAAATGCCGAGCAATGGCGGTCTCCAGGCAATCGCTGGCGGTTCCATCCTGCCAGGATTGCACGAAGAACCTGCCGGTCTTCCCGGTGCCGATAATGGGCGTGTGCCAGACGCCCCGGTGGTAGATCACCCCAGAACCTCGTGGGAAAAGAAAGGCGCGCAACGAGCCTAGCTCCGGGTCGCCATTTCCGTCCGGCAAGCACACCGCAAGGACGAAATCCGCGCCGCTCATCTCGATGATCGCTTGCTGCGAGTAGGGATGCCGCTCCAAGAGATCGATGGAAAGAGGCAGCGCCTGCGGCTGTGTCTCGAAGACGGATGCGATCAGCCGGCTGCTGGACCGCTGGTCCCGATCGAACGATGTTACGTCGTGCCGCAAGGCGGTGCCGGCATTCACCCGCAAAGGGTGCAGCGTGGCGGGCTGCACCAGCGCCCCATAGGGGCGAAAAAGCTCCTCGTTGACGAGTTGGAGTTCTAGCGCCAAGTCTCGCTCTGGCACACGCGCGTCACTGCCTGCGCGTGCGCCGTCTGCCGCGCCGGCAGGATCGACCGCGCCGACCTCGTCACGCTTCGAAAGCTCACTCACGTATATTTCAACCTGATGCCGCCGCTATCCATACAGCAAGGTTCGAGACCGGCCCATCGATGCTGGAAGTGACGAAAATTTGGACTGGTCAGACCGGGACGTGGATGCAATTCTTTCATGATCGCTAGACAGTAATGATATGCGTAGAACGGTGCAAGTGAACTCCCGCGAAATTGGTCAGACCGCAATCTCGCCGAAGCGCAAGCGCGAACCCATGCCTTCCGCCGCGCAGGTCGTGGTCGCCACGCTGACGAAGATGATCGAGGAGAAAAGGCTGGCGCCGAACCAGCCGCTGGCTCCGCAGCGCGAACTGGCGCAGGAACTCGACGTCAGCCGCGCAACGCTGCGCGAGGCGCTCTCGATACTCGCGACGATTGGGTTGATCTCCATCGAACCCGGCCGCGGCACCTTCGTGCGTGCCGCGAGCGACGCGGCCGAGGCGACCGCGACGCCCTCCTGGCGCTTCGCCGCGCGCTACTCGCCGGCGGAGGTCTACCAGTTCCGCTATATCGCCGAGAGCCATGCCGCGCAGCTCGCGGCCATGAACCATACCGATGCCGAGATCGAGGAGCTGGAGGAAAACCTTCAGTCGTTCCGCAAGGCGGCCCATGCGCTCGACTTCGCCGCCTTCGCCGAGATCGACTTCGAATTCCACAAGCTCATCATGCGCTTCTCGCGCAACCGGCTGCTGGCCGACATGCACCATAGCTTCGCACGCATATTGCTGGAGAGCTCGCGCCTGCCGGTGAAGCGCGACAAGTTGTGGGATCCGGTCATGGAGCACGAGCGCGTCGTCGAGGCGCTCAAGATGGGTGATCCGGAGGGCGCCGGCTATTACATGCGCCGGCACCTCAGCCGCACCGCGGACCGCGCCGGCATCGCCATCACCGAGTTCGTCTGAACCTCCAGCGCGACGGACGCCGTCGGCTTTCTCGGAAAGGATTGCGCATGGCCAAGGAAATCTTCGTTTCTTACGGAATCGACGTCGATGCGGTGGCCGGCTGGCTCGGCTCCTATGGCGGCGAGGACAGCCCCTGCGACATCTCCCGCGGCGCCTTCGCCGGCCGTGTCGGCAGTGCCCGGCTGCTGCGGCTCTTCGAGAAATGGGGGATCAAGACCACCTGGTTCATCCCCGGCCACTCCATCGAGAGCTTCTGGGACGAGATGAAGGCGGTGGCCGACGCCGGCCACGAGATCGGCATGCACGGCTACAGCCACGAGAATCCGATCGCCATGACGCCGGAGCAGGAGGAGGCGATCTTCGACAAATGCGTCGAGCTGATCACCAAGCTCTCCGGCAAGCCGCCGCGCGGCTATGTGGCGCCGTGGTGGGAGTTCGGCTCCAAGACCAACGAGCTCTTGAAGCAGAAGGGCGTGAAATACGATCACTCCCTCATGCACAACGACCATCATCCCTATTACGTGACGGTCGGCGACAGCTGGACCAAGATCGATTATTCGCAGCACCCCTCGACCTGGATGAAGCCCTATGCCCAGGGCGAGGAGACCGATCTCATCGAGATCCCCGCCTCCTGGCATCTCGACGACCTGCCGCCGATGATGTTCATCAAGGCCGCGCCGAACAGCCACGGCTTCGTCTCGCCGCGCGACATCGAGGACACCTGGCGCGACCAGTTCGACTGGGTCTACGAGAACTACAACTACGCCGTCTTCCCGATCACCATCCATCCCGACGTGTCGGGCCGCCCGCACGTGCTGAAGATGCACGAGCGCCTGTTCGACTACATGAAGGGCCATTCCGGCGT contains:
- a CDS encoding RidA family protein, with amino-acid sequence MAHTRIRKFNTKDTYPEQNIDNDLCQAVIARGTTVYLRGQIGQNLDTSECVSVGDVAGQTEQAMKNIDMLLKECGSQLDHITKLTIYISDPRYREDVYRVVGRWLKGVFPVSTGIVVTAFARTEYLVEVDATAVIPD
- a CDS encoding LysR family transcriptional regulator translates to MLKLDFDERDLRSLRVFCAVAQAGGFAAAEKRLAMSKPSISRHVREVEARLGVKLCERGRRGFRLTQEGEVALDLASAAFQALGRIRPEIDAVHGILSGRLAIGIGEHTLTHPDCKLPEALAAMRSLAPGVEPQIFVMTFTELAQSLNDGRVDLVIRGKYTDDRDFFHLPLYREVHRIYVAQSVEASKTRWLPLVYRPHPYVEKAIQSGRYNLGPEAAGLDAVAAMVATGFYQGMLPTHYGDLIKNRFNLMIEENGPIFQHEGCAIFSTARPISQRIKVFLNVLRRVHSYTPGV
- a CDS encoding ureidoglycolate lyase, with product MSELSKRDEVGAVDPAGAADGARAGSDARVPERDLALELQLVNEELFRPYGALVQPATLHPLRVNAGTALRHDVTSFDRDQRSSSRLIASVFETQPQALPLSIDLLERHPYSQQAIIEMSGADFVLAVCLPDGNGDPELGSLRAFLFPRGSGVIYHRGVWHTPIIGTGKTGRFFVQSWQDGTASDCLETAIARHLIYLSGQAGM
- a CDS encoding FadR/GntR family transcriptional regulator, yielding MPSAAQVVVATLTKMIEEKRLAPNQPLAPQRELAQELDVSRATLREALSILATIGLISIEPGRGTFVRAASDAAEATATPSWRFAARYSPAEVYQFRYIAESHAAQLAAMNHTDAEIEELEENLQSFRKAAHALDFAAFAEIDFEFHKLIMRFSRNRLLADMHHSFARILLESSRLPVKRDKLWDPVMEHERVVEALKMGDPEGAGYYMRRHLSRTADRAGIAITEFV
- a CDS encoding polysaccharide deacetylase family protein, whose product is MAKEIFVSYGIDVDAVAGWLGSYGGEDSPCDISRGAFAGRVGSARLLRLFEKWGIKTTWFIPGHSIESFWDEMKAVADAGHEIGMHGYSHENPIAMTPEQEEAIFDKCVELITKLSGKPPRGYVAPWWEFGSKTNELLKQKGVKYDHSLMHNDHHPYYVTVGDSWTKIDYSQHPSTWMKPYAQGEETDLIEIPASWHLDDLPPMMFIKAAPNSHGFVSPRDIEDTWRDQFDWVYENYNYAVFPITIHPDVSGRPHVLKMHERLFDYMKGHSGVKFVTMEEIADDFARRYPRSGSARPAP